gagagagggagagagaaagagagagaaagagaaaaaaacaaatagatcTATGCAATTGatacgtttctttttaacttacatatatgtagCATATACTTACCATTGTGGCTTGAATTAAGTTTGCCTCCGGCGAAGGTGATTTTCCTGATCGAGAACGTCTCCTTTGAGGAATATTTGTGACTCGTGTGTGAATACTAGATATGCTAGGTCGTCGAGTAGAATCTTTGGCAGCAGTATTCCTCTCTGTGGAAACTTTCCTATGAGTTCATGATGAAATAGAAGGTTATATAAAGACGTTTATGTAatccttttgaaaaaaaaattgaagaggCCAAAAGATATTCTAAAAATATCTTACCTTTTGTtcatgatagaaagagattcgTACCTTGTCAATttgatgtaaaaattattctaataaaatcatattataaaataaaaaaaaagagattaagtCTCAGAGCAGATTTAGTATTACTGGCATTGGAACAAATGAAGATAATTTATAAGACGACAACATAAATTGAGGTTGTCATGGGCACCTATAATAAAGCTCCCTTCATTATCCCAAATCCCATTTGTTAGAGAAAttagtttataaatataaatgacaatatgTTTGACCTTCAGAcaattttctctatatttcttataattcataattacaaataagaaatgtatataataaggAGTTAGACAATTTATGGGacatacattattttataggTTTATTTGTGatcgtttttaaatataagaaagctatcgtgaaagaattttttttcttttctattctaacattacaataatttaataataatgttttatatatcggacaaagatacattttatttattttatctacacGTCCTATTTACTTCTCGTCTTcttcaaatattattgaacTAATACATTTACTCAAAGCTCTTGAAAATTACTAAATAAAGacgtattgtaaattttaattcattaacttaaaaataatttaatattaacttaataataataatgctaaaaTTGTTTCTCCAGAAATTCAGAAttgtttcttttgtaattttttgtttgcttttgCATTCTCAATTTATTCGTTGCAAGTTATTTTAGGAAAGTCATCTTCGAGACGTTCAATTGGCAAAATATCTAATAgagattatcattttattgttgtcaatTCATGGTTATTGTTACTCGTGAGCATTGattaaattcgttttattatcgttgtcgataaaaaaatttatgattgtCAAACTTTGACGAGTTGCTTTTTTGTCaccttatataaaaattaaaatgatggTGACCAATTTGTTGATTGGTCTAAATCGATTGAATTCTCAGCAAGGTGGACAAGGCactgaaaaaaaacaaaacaaaaaaagtatcACAAAGAGTAATATATCGTAGCGTTCCTAACGTTCAAACTTAAGACACGATACTAACGACAAAGCGGTCTGCAAGGTGAGCAAACCGGGGGTGTAGGAGGTGGACACGGCATACAAGGTATGCATTTTGGCGTACAAACGTAAACGCAAGTTGGAGGAGGCGGTGGACAAGGTGAGCAGGGAGGAGGACATGTCACCACCACTTTTGGAGGACAAGGCATAGGGCAGCAAGGTGGACAGGGTGGACAAGGTCGTAAGTACACCTGTTAATTAATGATCCATCTGATTTTTTCGTTGTCCAAATTCTACACAATTGAATTATCATTAAACTTAACATTcgtgatataaattttgttaaaaaaaatgaattttagaCTCATTGAAattgcaattattaaaataatgatttttctatTGTTCATGATAAATGATCTTTTCATCGTCataaatgtagaaaataaaactttattcctttatttaGTCCAGGTTAGtcagattttaattaaaagcaTTGAATCGTGCTACAAACCACTGTCTTCGATGGTCTTGCTGGGCAACGAGGCGGACACGGTGGCCTACATTGTATGAGAGGCGCACAAGGTACGCAAGGTAGGCAAGGATAACAAGCTGGTGGACAAGGTGGTATGCAAGAAGGTATTGGACAAGGTGTTGGGCAGCACATAGGTGGACTGCAAATTACAGGGTTACATGGACCAGGAGAACACATATTTATAAGTATCTTCCATTTCTGTCGTATCCTATTACCCCATTAGTAATTTCATCGAATAAATCGAGATATCTTCTTGTGTCTATcatgataacaatgaaattaaatataaataaatctttcttctaaagaaagaaactttatcagttataatatcaaaattggATAAGAATGTTATTTCATCGATTAAACTATTacattttatcgatcgtattCTTCACACAAAAATGTAATTtccaaatatttaatatgtataaatatatatacatacattacatTATTGTTTACCTTTTACACTGTTAATTTTGTTTAGTAAGAATTATGATTAGGTCACCGATATAGCAGGTCCATCTATCAGATTTAAATAACGGTACCCGCCCTTTGAAAGTATCGAAGGttacttgaaattttttttatcgttgaatagaaaaatagaacgaaTGATTTTGCGAAGactgtttattttttcattgtcaTGACTACAGTGAGAGTCAATTGTTATTCGCTTGGAACAGTAATTGTTCCTACCTTAAAGACGTGACACACTCGTaaagaaatgtaaattattatatcgcttatatatataaatttaagattcttgaattatttactttatttaaaaataggtATGAAAAAATGCGAATAGAGAGAATAATGTTGTCCCTACATGAtgctattttcgtttttccaatGACGAATAAATGTCGATGAAATTTTCGAGTATAAAGTTAGACTTGTGGCTAATCAAAGAACACAAAATCCTGGTCCGTTCGGTGGCTGGGCTGGTATACCACGTCTGTTCATACGACAAGCGTGTTCTTCGAGGCGTCTTGATGCTTCGGTCAAACTTTCCGCTTGTTCGCTCCACAAACGTTCGGCTGCGGCACTAGCCCGTGGCCAAATTCTTGGATGAATGTtatacctaaaaaaaaaaaacaaaaaacaaaaaaaaataacgaacacATCCGTATTActgcaatataaataaaagtattcgATGGTATACGATcgttaaaaaatgaattatttaatataatgataaattatagaCGAACTAACATAATTCGGcgtatagaaatttttttttataatatattacaagtgaataaaaaagaaaaaagaaataaaaaatattaacctGTCCACAAACTCGCCCCACATACAAGCTTCACCTCCCAACATGATATCCCTCAAGTTGACTTCGG
This Vespa crabro chromosome 7, iyVesCrab1.2, whole genome shotgun sequence DNA region includes the following protein-coding sequences:
- the LOC124425641 gene encoding small proline-rich protein 2B-like, whose product is MCSPGPCNPVICSPPMCCPTPCPIPSCIPPCPPACYPCLPCVPCAPLIQCRPPCPPRCPARPSKTVVYLRPCPPCPPCCPMPCPPKVVVTCPPPCSPCPPPPPTCVYVCTPKCIPCMPCPPPTPPVCSPCRPLCLPCPPC